Genomic segment of Hirundo rustica isolate bHirRus1 chromosome 6, bHirRus1.pri.v3, whole genome shotgun sequence:
GTTGGGCATCAGGGTTTGTAACACAAAGAACTAAACCCACTAGCTCAATGCCAGTGGCATTATCCAAGGGATGGATTTGACTTTTTGAGGTTATTCGTTTGGTTTGAGCTCTTCTTTAAAGGAGAGAGATGACAgaataaggagaaaaatctgaaataaagttCCTGATGTCAGTAAAGCTATGGATGGTGCTGTGTTTAACTGCTCTGGTAAATCATGCTCATGAAAATACACTGGATGTGAATGTGCCTAGACACAAGAAGACAGACTTAGTATGATTACCATATGGATGGCTTCATTGATAACCACATCCTTCACTTGACCCATCTCAATGAAGAGTGTGCTCTCTTTCCCTGAGGCGTAGGATGAAGTCACCTGAATGCCGAGTGAGCCGATGACCAACAGAGATTCCTGGTCAATCTTCACAAAGTGCAGGTATATGATCAGGCCAATCAGCGTGATGAAGATGGCGGCAGAGAGCACCATGCTGTTCTGTAACACAAGCCAAGAAGAGGCAGAACTCTGGTCTTACAATTACTTAACACAGCTTTAAAGTAAGTAAAATTGTACAATAAATTGTGCTATATATTAAAGCTATATGTACAAGGCATTTTTCCTTAGGTAGAGTCCTTTCATTCACCTGGCTGGCTGATATCTATGTAAAGAGGCTTAACTCTGTCTTTGCAGTATGCACTGAAAGAATTAGGAGCTAAAACTGAAAACGGCAAGAAAATTCTATTCCCTTCCATGTTCAGTGCAGAAATCTCAACCCAAACAAGCCAGTTATATCAATGAGAGTATATTATAACAACTTCTAAAGATGATGTCACTGACAAAGAAGTGTTGTGAAATGTTTACAAGACCCAAGATTCTCAGAGCAGAGGAACCCTCCTTCAGGATAAACACTGccctggtggtttttttattacaaACTGCCAGTCTAAATTTGTTCAAACCTCACCCTCTTCTTAAGTACCaatccaaaaaaaaattgttttatccTGTACTTTGTCTAAGGATCAATGTCTTTTGCATGCTGCAATCTTGGGACTGCTGttacattttaatatataaattatgACACTATAGTCACCAGTAAGTCATCTGAAGACCTGGTAATAAATTCTAAAGGTCTACAACCTACAGGCTGTTTTGGGGACATGTTTTAGAGAACTCCAGGCCACCTACCCTTTAATGAGAGTTGTAACTGACACTTCCCAAAGAACCACAACTGCATAGCCCTACCACTCAAGGTGAGCCTGTACTACCATGTGAGCTAGAGAAGCCATGGCTTCAGGAAGTACACAGGACTTCTCCAAAAGTTTGTtatcacaggggaaaaaaatacagtcatGAAGTACAGACATGGAAATCTACAAAAAGCGAGAGATGGATTCAGACCCGATTTCCTGGCAAAAGGGAAAATTGCAGTCATCTGAATGCAGGCTGCAAGAGCATGTGGAAAGGCAAGCAGGAGGGCAGTGGGTGGTAACTGTGGTGTATGttttcataaaaaaagaaactcgAACATGAACCATTTTTCCCCATCTGACAACTGACTCATGACACAACCTCTATCTTAATTTCTTAGAAAAGAttactggggaaagaaaaaaaaaaaaaaaaaaaaaaaaaagatacacaACAGTCATAGTATGGTGACAGTGACCAGCTTCTTTGGTCAAGCTACTGACTTGAGTCTGGACATAAGTGGTCTGGGTCCAGCTTTTGATAAATCCAAAAGCATTAGTTTGGAAATCACCAACTTTAGAAATCTGTATTGTAAACACCTTTCTGCCTCAGCTGTGGAAAGTGGTGACATTCATGGTGCAGTGCTCTCTGAGTCACccagaaaaattccttttggggATTAAAATCATTCACCTTCAGCTCCTCCTGAATTCCAGATTCTCACGACTCATCTCTCCAAGTGAGCACGTGTTATTTGTATCCACAAACACGTGCCAGGCATCGCTCAGCAACCATACATACGTCTACCCTGTCATGAGGCTACGAACCGGCAGAGACACCCGAGAAGCCACCGGGGCAAGCAGGTGACAGTCCGCGCCCCTCAGGCCGGCACAGCTCTCCCTCTGCCACCACACACCCATCAGCTCGGCGTTCCCGGGGCGCGGGGGATGGCCCGCAGCGGAGCCGAGCGCCTTCCCACGGGCTCCGGCCGCCCTCCATGCCCCGGGCGCCGCCAGCCAAAGCTGCTCCGGGGACACGCGCGGCCACCCAGCCCGCGGGACTCCCCCGGGCGCCCCGGCGCGACAGCGGGCCGCGGGCTGAGGGGCGCAGCCGGCGCCGGGCCCGAGCCGCGGCGGGGCCcgagggcggcggcggggccggtaCCTCGCTGAGCGCGAAGAGCCCGTAGGCCGCCAGCCAGACGGCGGAGGTGGCGGCGCTGAGCGAGCGCAGCTGCAGGCGGGGGCCGCGCACCGCCAGCTCCCGGCAGGACGCGCTGTGCTGGCGGCGCCGCAGCGTGATCGGCACCCCGGAGGCCGAGCGGAACCGCCGCTCCTCCGCCATGCCGGGCAGGCGGCGCCCGGCCCGCCCGCGGGAGGAGCCTGAGCAGGGGGAGGCTCTGCCGGCTCCGCCCGCTCTGCGCGCTGGGTGGTGCTGCCGCTGGGTTGTCTCGCTCGGTTGTACCCCGCCAGGCGTCTCTCCTTAATCCCGATGACATCAGCAGTTCCTGCGGTTTGCACAGTTGATAATTCATCGCTCGCTTCCTCTCTTCACGGAGTATGAGTTTTAAAGGGCACAAGGTTTAGTGGTGCTGCGCGTGTCTCTTGCCGTGATGAAGAGACAGGGGTTTTCATGGAATCGTAGAATGTTAAGGGGTTGGAatgaaccttaaagatcatctagttctacACCACCCGCCTTGGAAAGGGACACCTCACACTAGACTAGGCTGTTCAAGGTCTTATCCAACCTTGCTTTGAACACTGCCGGggctggggcatccacaacctccctgggccaCCTggtccagtgtctcaccacgctcaaaggaaaaaaaaaaataaaattctaatatCTAGTCtaattttcccctctttccattattccttgtcctatcactacaatTCCCGGTGAGAAGTCCCTCTCTGGCTTCCCAGAAGGgccccttcagatactggaggGTTTCTATGAGTTCTCCATGCAACCTTCTCCTCTCCCAATGgttctctttccctcctttgTCTTTACCAAATGCGACTACGttcatgtattttcttgtcTGTACCATGCTTAGCTACAAGCTCCTCGGatgttttttccccaaggtTTAAAGGAGAGTTTTCTGGTCCCGTGCCATCTAAATACATGATAAATTGCAGACTTGGCTTTGCACACAGAGACTTAATGGGTCTTTGTATTGTGCTCCCTTTAATGCATTTCAGTTATTACTTCATGTGACTTACGTGGCAGTAATATAAAACTACAGCTCTGTGAGTTCCAAATTGCCATCCTGATTCCTTTGGCCCTTctattttcccccttctcccacaGTATCTGAGTGACTGTTAGCTTGACTTGCAGGTGCCATCTTTCTGTAAGCAATTTATTTCATTCATGGTATCTTCAGAGCTCTTAGGTGGATACTATATTTACAAATAACCTGTTAACTTGTTCTCACAGGGGCAGCAAGGGAGTCTTAAGGGACATGAAAAAGCAAGGGGCATCAGAGAATCACCGCCGAGATCTTTGCTTTGCTGTAGGAGTGGTTGATGGCTGCCATCTGTGGGAAGTCTTGAGCAGTATGTCCAGGGTCTCACTGTGACACAAGTGACCGGGTggagggatgggctggagcTCTGAAGAGGAAAGGTGAGCTGGccgggaggggaaaaaagcaacagcagacaatgaactgcagaaatggagaagaaagtACTGAAGTGAAGGTGAGAGAAGATCATCAATGAAATGAAAGTgggaaaaaacaacccaaataaattgaaaacaggcttttaaaagagggaagaaaggtTTGAAATGGTAGGTGAGAAGGACTGAAGTAAATAAGCAGGAGTTATGACAGCTGGTATGACAGCTTCagaggtggggacagggacaagaggagagaaaaatcagagtAAGGGGCTGAAGAGGTAAAAGCGCTGTGAACAGCGAGGTCAGTAATAGGACAAAAAAGAAACGTGAGCTCCTGGATGTGTGATAACAATAATTCACATTAACAAGAAGACATGGGGAGTTACTGAGATACAGAGACAGGAAGAGAACTTGGAAGTCTTAAGAGGAAAAAGCGAAAGTATGCTTGGTTTTTTTATGTGTCACTGGCAAGTCCCTGTTTAACCACGTTTGTGCCCTGTCATCTCATGAACTGTCAGCCTTTCTTTCCAGCTTGGACATAAAGACTGCACATTTGACAGTGGGAGTCCTGTTGCCCTGTCAGAGCGGGGAAAAGTGGGGATTTTCACTCATTTTTAAATCATTCGTTAATCATCCTTCAAATGTGCCTCGAATAGGAACAGCTGGAGACCTGGGAATCGTCTCAGGCCACGATGCTCCGAGTTCAATATTCGAGGCAGGTGCTGGAGAGGTGGCTCTTCAATGCTTTATCAAGGTCGCCAGGTGACGAGCGGCACCCGTTTTTTCTCCAGCGAAGCCACGGAGCAGCGTTGCTGCACGAAGGCTCTCGGAGCTCAGCGCGGCCAGACGGGGAGCCCGCCTGAGGTGCCGATGTTCTCCGAGCCGCCGCCTGCGCCCCCGGCGGGACGGGTGCGACGGCGGCTGCCCTGTGCCTGCGAGGGGCGCGGAGGGAGGCGGCGGAGGGAGGCGGCGAAggggcggcggccccgcggggacCCGGCGGCCCTGCCCGCACCGGCgccggggcgcggcggccgcAGTGGAAAAACCCCGGGCGGGCGTGAGGGGaccggggcggggccgcgcgcggggggggggcgggacACACCTCCGTGCGCGCGCGCTGCCGTTGgccgggcggcgcgggggcgcgaggggcggggccgcggcgcgcggggggcggcgcgcggggggcggcgcggAGCGCTAAAGAGAGCGGGGCGCGGGCGTCGCGCGGCAGCATCGCCCCGCCATGGCCCTGCGCGGTCCCCTCACCCGCCTGCTCCGCGCCCGGCCCGACGCCGCTCGCCAGCTGCGCCGCCGGGCGCACTCCGTGGCGCTGGTGGGAGCCCCGCTCTCCAGGGGCCAGGTGGGCGTCGCGGGGGGCGCCGGGCGCCGCGGTCGCCCGGCTCCCCCTCCCCGGCGGGGCTTGCGTGCTTGGCCGCCGGCGGCTCCGTCTGACGCGTTCCCCCTCTCTTTGTCTCGCAGAAACGGCGGGGAGTGGACCACGGCCCCGCTACCCTCCGTGCCGCGGGGCTGGCGGAGCGGCTGGCCGGGCTCGGTGAGCgcagcgcggcgggcggggcgggggtggcggcggggggctgcggggctgccCGCATCTCCCCGCATCTCTCCTCCGCTCTCGGGGCGGCGTGACTCAGCCGCTCGCTGCGGGCGGGGGGGAGACGGCTCCTGCCTCCCGTGACTCACGGAGCGCACCGTGCCCCGGCGATGCCCGCAGCCTTGCGGCGGTGCCGGCGGGGAGAGGCTCGTCGCGTTCCGCCCCGGGAGGAGCCGCGCCGGGCCCTGC
This window contains:
- the PIGH gene encoding phosphatidylinositol N-acetylglucosaminyltransferase subunit H → MAEERRFRSASGVPITLRRRQHSASCRELAVRGPRLQLRSLSAATSAVWLAAYGLFALSENSMVLSAAIFITLIGLIIYLHFVKIDQESLLVIGSLGIQVTSSYASGKESTLFIEMGQVKDVVINEAIHMQKVIYYLCILLQDPEDPQGISEVVPLFQSSKPRLDCLIEVYKSCQEILEQSKTAPQTNEIK